A single genomic interval of Leptospira semungkisensis harbors:
- the carB gene encoding carbamoyl-phosphate synthase large subunit, whose translation MPKREEIRSVLILGSGPIVIGQACEFDYSGTQATKALREKGIRVILLNSNPATIMTDPDLADATYVEPLTVAVVQKILEKEKPDAILPTVGGQTALNLALACHNAGVLEKYNVELIGAKIDAIKKAEDRELFKRAMQKIGVNVPNSGLANNIKEAYEIKARIGLPLIVRPAFTLGGTGGGIAFDEETFEEVVSKGLKASPISQVLLEQSVLGWKEFELEVMRDLADNVVIICSIENIDPMGVHTGDSITVAPQQTLSDKEYQNLRDMSIKIIREIGVETGGSNIQFAVNPEDGDVIVIEMNPRVSRSSALASKATGFPIAKIAALLSIGYTLDEIKNDITRVTPASFEPSIDYVVTKIPRFAFEKFPGTDDTLGVQMKAVGEAMAIGRTFKESFQKAMRSLEIDRFGFGSDGNFAELVEFHSLSSPQRKERIDAFLRRPNDKRIFYVKKALEEGYTVEKIHDLCKIDPWFLYQFEDLQNLEKEFLSKGDTVLGKLKRAGFANRQLAFLAKKSEIEKILSSTQTPDKKKAEIGSILKKEELRLEGILQSSNIAPVYKRIDTCAGEFEAYTPYFYSSYDEEDETNVTSNKSVIILGGGPNRIGQGIEFDYCCCHASFALQDLKVESIMVNSNPETVSTDYDTSDRLYFEPLTLEDVMQIYKKEKPSGVIIQFGGQTPLKLAKDLESRGVPILGTSPDSIDRAEDRKRFAEVLEKLKLISPKNGIATSMEEARKIAQAITYPVLVRPSYVLGGRAMLIISEEKELDKYMEKAEEISEDRPLLVDSFLEDAIEVDVDALCDGKDVFIAGIMEHIEEAGIHSGDSACVLPPQSLSKNVLEEIRRATRALALELQVKGLINIQYAVKDEVVYVIEVNPRASRTVPFVSKALGHPIVKYATRIMMGETLKDLPLPKEMQFSTVNVKEAVLPFSKFPGVDTILGPEMRSTGEVMGIADTAGEAFLKSQYMAGEELPSQGTVFVSVNDKDKKELLKYIKDLSNLGFNLIATEGTHKFLSENGILSSKINKVYDNQFPTALDYIRENKIHLILNTPLSRVTRDDSFAIRQAAIRYKIPCLTTASAAKALIKGMVEMTDKGFTIRSLQEIHSSK comes from the coding sequence ATGCCCAAGAGGGAAGAAATCCGCTCCGTTCTCATCCTAGGATCCGGGCCGATCGTTATCGGTCAAGCCTGCGAATTTGACTATTCCGGAACCCAAGCCACCAAGGCTCTGAGAGAAAAAGGAATTCGAGTCATCCTTCTTAATTCAAATCCCGCGACCATCATGACGGATCCCGATCTTGCGGATGCCACTTACGTGGAACCCCTGACCGTGGCAGTCGTCCAAAAGATCCTAGAAAAGGAAAAGCCGGACGCGATCCTTCCTACTGTGGGAGGACAAACTGCGCTGAACCTCGCGCTTGCCTGTCATAATGCAGGTGTATTAGAAAAATATAATGTAGAGTTGATCGGCGCAAAGATAGACGCTATCAAAAAGGCCGAAGATAGAGAGCTCTTTAAGAGAGCGATGCAAAAGATCGGAGTAAACGTACCGAACTCCGGACTCGCAAATAATATCAAAGAAGCATACGAGATCAAGGCAAGGATAGGCCTTCCTCTGATCGTAAGACCTGCATTCACTCTGGGAGGAACCGGAGGAGGGATTGCCTTCGACGAGGAAACCTTCGAAGAAGTGGTGAGCAAAGGGCTCAAGGCATCTCCGATCAGCCAAGTTCTCCTCGAGCAATCCGTGCTCGGATGGAAAGAATTCGAGTTAGAGGTCATGAGAGACCTGGCGGACAACGTAGTCATTATCTGTTCTATCGAAAATATAGATCCGATGGGAGTTCATACAGGAGATTCCATTACGGTTGCTCCTCAACAGACTCTTTCCGATAAGGAATACCAAAATCTCAGGGATATGTCGATCAAGATCATCCGTGAGATCGGTGTGGAAACCGGCGGTTCTAATATCCAATTCGCGGTGAACCCTGAAGACGGTGATGTGATCGTGATCGAGATGAACCCTCGTGTCTCTCGCTCTTCTGCACTTGCTTCCAAGGCTACCGGATTCCCGATCGCTAAGATCGCAGCTCTTCTCTCCATCGGTTATACCTTGGATGAGATCAAAAATGATATCACAAGAGTTACTCCTGCGTCCTTCGAACCATCGATCGACTATGTAGTGACTAAGATCCCAAGATTCGCATTCGAAAAATTTCCAGGCACGGACGATACACTCGGAGTGCAGATGAAAGCCGTCGGAGAAGCGATGGCGATCGGAAGGACTTTCAAGGAAAGCTTTCAAAAGGCGATGCGTTCCCTAGAGATCGATCGGTTCGGTTTCGGATCCGATGGAAACTTTGCTGAGCTAGTCGAATTTCATTCCTTATCTTCTCCTCAAAGAAAAGAGAGAATAGACGCATTCTTACGCAGGCCAAACGACAAGAGAATCTTTTATGTCAAAAAGGCTTTGGAAGAAGGGTATACAGTAGAGAAGATCCATGATCTATGCAAGATCGACCCTTGGTTCCTCTATCAATTCGAAGACCTGCAAAACCTTGAAAAAGAGTTTTTGTCGAAAGGGGACACTGTCCTCGGAAAACTGAAACGGGCGGGATTTGCGAATCGCCAGTTGGCCTTCCTTGCGAAGAAATCAGAGATCGAAAAGATCCTTTCTTCTACCCAAACTCCTGATAAGAAAAAGGCCGAAATAGGTTCTATTCTTAAGAAAGAGGAATTGAGACTCGAAGGAATATTGCAATCCTCTAATATAGCTCCTGTATACAAAAGGATCGATACCTGCGCCGGAGAATTCGAGGCATACACACCTTATTTCTATTCTTCTTATGATGAAGAAGATGAGACAAATGTTACTTCTAACAAATCCGTAATTATTCTAGGCGGCGGGCCGAACCGCATCGGACAAGGGATAGAGTTCGATTATTGCTGCTGCCATGCTTCCTTTGCGCTACAGGATCTGAAAGTGGAATCTATCATGGTGAATTCTAATCCGGAGACTGTGTCTACTGACTACGATACTTCCGATCGACTGTATTTCGAGCCTCTGACCTTAGAAGATGTAATGCAGATCTATAAAAAGGAAAAGCCGTCCGGAGTCATTATCCAGTTCGGAGGCCAAACCCCTCTCAAACTCGCAAAAGATTTGGAGAGCAGGGGAGTTCCCATTCTTGGAACGAGCCCGGATTCTATCGATAGAGCGGAAGATAGAAAGCGTTTCGCAGAAGTATTAGAAAAACTGAAACTGATTTCTCCAAAGAACGGGATAGCTACTTCCATGGAAGAAGCTCGCAAGATTGCCCAAGCGATCACCTATCCTGTTCTTGTTCGTCCAAGCTACGTTTTGGGCGGAAGAGCCATGCTTATCATCAGCGAAGAGAAAGAGCTGGATAAATACATGGAAAAGGCAGAAGAGATCTCCGAAGACAGACCTCTTCTTGTGGACTCCTTCTTAGAAGACGCGATCGAAGTGGATGTGGATGCTCTTTGCGACGGCAAAGATGTATTCATCGCTGGGATCATGGAGCATATCGAAGAAGCAGGGATCCATTCAGGAGACTCTGCTTGTGTTCTTCCTCCTCAATCCCTTTCTAAAAATGTTTTAGAAGAGATCCGCAGGGCAACGAGAGCTCTTGCACTGGAGCTCCAGGTCAAAGGACTTATCAACATTCAATACGCGGTCAAAGACGAAGTGGTTTATGTAATCGAAGTAAACCCTCGTGCTTCCAGAACCGTTCCTTTCGTATCCAAGGCTCTTGGACATCCGATCGTGAAATATGCAACTCGCATCATGATGGGAGAAACGTTGAAGGATCTTCCTCTTCCGAAAGAGATGCAATTCTCTACAGTCAACGTAAAAGAAGCAGTATTACCTTTCAGTAAATTCCCTGGAGTAGATACCATTCTCGGTCCCGAGATGAGATCCACGGGAGAGGTCATGGGGATCGCCGACACAGCAGGCGAGGCATTCTTGAAATCCCAGTACATGGCCGGAGAAGAACTTCCTTCTCAGGGAACCGTTTTTGTTTCCGTAAATGATAAGGATAAAAAAGAATTATTAAAGTATATCAAAGACCTATCGAATCTTGGATTCAATCTGATCGCAACGGAAGGAACTCATAAATTCCTTTCGGAAAACGGGATACTTTCCTCTAAGATCAATAAGGTCTATGATAACCAATTCCCGACTGCTCTGGATTATATAAGAGAGAACAAGATCCATCTTATACTGAATACTCCTCTCAGCCGAGTGACCAGAGACGATAGCTTTGCAATCCGCCAAGCTGCCATCCGCTACAAGATCCCTTGCCTGACGACTGCGAGCGCCGCCAAGGCACTTATCAAGGGAATGGTGGAGATGACGGATAAGGGATTTACCATCCGTTCTCTGCAAGAAATTCATAGCTCCAAGTAA
- a CDS encoding sulfatase-like hydrolase/transferase, translated as MSAFWSKFKASFLLNFHSGNPWLHTGIFVFVLSILCLITNTSFHVMGVDISEFVSLFYGLAPLLLRDLGGVLLSSYAFFLGALVLFLGPEFLDWKKGERLQPIRIYSILIAVLFLLFCHSVAKYPQVYGEFFYYRHTWALGFLYFITDHFPPWVFTSLLGIFLGLQVGRSFFSLWQTKQYRSLIEYLVFIILFYLFHLSGLFLGILALCFLYSKDFLLVTSAIVSKDPSAIGETGSWKITGVFRSKKDLIVVSVLLFAFGISIFVHHDFQKGPSSPQFSIAKKSKEFNVLILAADSIREDKLGFVKGEKDLTPNIDSLAKDSVVFLDHHTTIPRTFPAWADLLTGTYSFEHGIQDMFPDKEDRSKLGISIPTLPSFLSETHRTAVVSSFAGDIFPRANWGFEEVYAPNFSAETLTQQRTIESQVFFLPVLTGSFFGGGEYLSSVRSLPTLGDDSRILSDLDPIFQKKEKPFFAVYFSSVTHFPYSPPYPFYKEGTDPKYYGPSKYFRFVDPSNSEKPDTREREQIRAVYQASLKSFDHAVGEIISRLKEKGLYDKTLILLTSDHGESLFEEDHSHGHGEHLRGEGVTKVPLIIKFPKDFAGPRIGSFKGITSSLDIFPTILSILETDEKPHLAGKDLSSRPGTEYWPENRAVYSETGIWFSDRGNHFFQKDRIRYPNILELHTIDPLDGNSVTVSDPYAKETVLFSKHRMLQDRNRKLIYVPGPEGVKYFCYDREKDPWNTRPLLNGACADLRSRLEDLLLRSGKWKKAGEYFLHGKA; from the coding sequence ATGTCCGCATTCTGGTCTAAGTTCAAAGCTTCTTTCTTATTAAACTTTCATTCAGGAAATCCTTGGCTTCATACAGGGATCTTTGTATTCGTTCTTTCTATTCTTTGTCTGATCACGAATACTTCTTTTCATGTGATGGGAGTAGATATCAGTGAGTTTGTTTCTTTATTCTATGGCTTAGCTCCTCTTCTTCTACGAGACTTGGGTGGAGTTCTTCTTTCATCATACGCATTTTTTTTAGGAGCTCTGGTCTTATTTTTAGGTCCGGAGTTTTTGGACTGGAAGAAGGGAGAGAGGCTCCAACCGATTCGGATCTATTCCATTCTCATTGCGGTTTTATTTCTTTTATTTTGTCATTCGGTCGCTAAGTACCCGCAAGTATACGGAGAGTTTTTCTATTACAGGCACACTTGGGCTCTCGGGTTTCTGTATTTCATCACGGATCATTTTCCTCCTTGGGTATTCACATCCCTGCTCGGGATCTTTCTGGGCTTACAAGTTGGCAGGAGTTTCTTCTCTCTCTGGCAAACGAAACAGTATCGTTCCCTGATAGAATATCTAGTATTTATAATACTCTTCTATTTGTTCCATCTGAGCGGTTTGTTCTTGGGAATTCTTGCTCTTTGCTTTTTGTATAGTAAGGATTTTTTACTTGTCACTTCTGCAATTGTGAGTAAGGATCCTTCGGCGATTGGGGAAACAGGATCTTGGAAAATTACTGGCGTATTCCGATCTAAAAAGGATTTGATCGTCGTCTCGGTTCTTCTCTTCGCATTTGGGATTTCTATATTCGTACATCATGATTTTCAAAAGGGACCTTCTTCTCCCCAATTTTCGATCGCAAAGAAGTCTAAAGAATTCAATGTTCTCATTCTCGCTGCGGACAGTATCAGAGAAGACAAACTTGGTTTTGTAAAAGGAGAAAAGGATCTTACTCCGAATATAGATTCTCTTGCCAAAGACTCGGTTGTATTCTTGGATCATCATACAACGATTCCAAGAACCTTTCCTGCTTGGGCAGACCTTCTTACTGGCACTTATTCCTTCGAGCATGGGATACAAGACATGTTCCCGGATAAGGAGGACAGATCCAAGCTTGGGATTTCTATTCCGACCCTTCCTTCTTTCTTGTCCGAGACGCATCGCACTGCAGTTGTCTCTTCTTTTGCAGGAGATATTTTTCCAAGAGCGAATTGGGGCTTTGAAGAAGTATATGCTCCGAATTTTAGTGCGGAGACCTTAACCCAACAGAGGACGATCGAGTCTCAGGTTTTCTTTCTTCCCGTATTGACAGGTTCTTTTTTCGGAGGAGGGGAATATCTTTCTTCTGTTCGTTCCTTGCCTACTCTTGGGGATGATTCTCGTATTCTTTCCGATCTGGATCCGATCTTTCAAAAGAAGGAAAAGCCTTTCTTTGCAGTGTATTTTTCTTCGGTCACTCACTTCCCGTATAGTCCTCCGTATCCTTTTTATAAGGAAGGCACGGATCCGAAATATTACGGTCCTTCGAAATACTTTAGGTTCGTAGATCCGAGTAATTCCGAAAAGCCAGACACGAGAGAACGGGAACAGATCCGAGCAGTCTACCAAGCCTCTCTAAAGTCTTTCGATCATGCTGTAGGAGAGATTATCTCCCGATTGAAAGAAAAAGGTCTATATGATAAAACCTTAATTCTCTTAACATCAGATCACGGAGAGTCCTTATTTGAAGAGGATCATTCTCACGGACACGGAGAGCATCTTAGAGGAGAAGGGGTGACCAAGGTCCCTTTGATCATTAAATTTCCCAAGGATTTTGCGGGCCCAAGGATTGGCAGTTTCAAAGGAATTACTAGCTCCCTCGATATTTTCCCCACAATTCTTAGTATTTTGGAAACCGACGAAAAGCCTCATTTAGCGGGAAAAGACCTAAGCAGTCGGCCTGGAACAGAGTATTGGCCCGAAAACAGAGCCGTTTATTCTGAAACGGGGATCTGGTTCTCGGACCGGGGGAATCATTTCTTCCAAAAGGATAGGATCCGTTATCCGAATATACTGGAACTACATACGATAGACCCCTTGGACGGGAATAGCGTAACGGTTTCGGATCCTTATGCCAAGGAGACAGTCCTATTTTCAAAACATAGAATGCTTCAAGATCGAAATCGCAAGCTGATCTATGTACCAGGCCCGGAAGGAGTGAAATACTTCTGTTATGATCGGGAGAAGGACCCTTGGAATACGAGGCCTCTTCTGAATGGGGCCTGCGCCGATCTTAGGTCCCGATTGGAGGATCTTCTTCTCCGTTCCGGCAAATGGAAGAAGGCTGGAGAATATTTCTTACACGGAAAGGCTTGA
- a CDS encoding RsmD family RNA methyltransferase: MKPKKGKGLRIQTGELKGRVIPSPVTPEGKSNFTPAIIKKSLFDILESLQLQGRLNIQDSAFIDLFAGSGQMGIESLSRGFARAVFLELAWDRFESLKGVLEKLGKPHLVMRKDALRFHSGLNIPETSKVYFMDPPYSFWEKKTPKLKTVVDEIIQNEPGTAVIIIQSPEPLQWEDFTSRSFGRNTLNVRILV, translated from the coding sequence ATGAAACCAAAGAAGGGGAAGGGACTTCGGATCCAAACAGGAGAATTGAAAGGTAGAGTGATACCTTCTCCCGTAACTCCGGAAGGTAAGAGTAATTTTACTCCTGCGATTATTAAGAAATCATTATTCGATATTCTAGAATCCTTGCAATTGCAAGGGAGATTGAACATTCAAGACTCCGCTTTTATCGATCTGTTTGCCGGTTCCGGGCAAATGGGAATAGAATCCTTGAGTAGAGGTTTTGCCCGGGCCGTTTTCTTGGAACTCGCTTGGGATCGTTTCGAAAGCCTGAAAGGAGTATTAGAAAAACTTGGAAAACCTCATCTTGTGATGAGAAAAGACGCTCTTAGATTCCATTCAGGACTGAATATTCCTGAGACTTCCAAAGTGTATTTCATGGATCCTCCTTATTCTTTTTGGGAAAAGAAAACTCCAAAACTGAAAACGGTAGTAGATGAGATCATTCAGAATGAACCGGGAACCGCAGTAATCATTATCCAATCTCCGGAACCTTTGCAGTGGGAGGATTTTACCTCTCGTTCTTTTGGAAGGAATACTTTGAATGTCCGCATTCTGGTCTAA
- a CDS encoding LIC12806 family lipoprotein, with amino-acid sequence MKRLFLLIPFLILDCGFKPVPPPAGKFCEPMLKETQCITLDFRKGKAYLEDKEYPMKSTSILNYSYTVEGVTYELEVLNENRVKIVGTNGFNKTLLKLKDKDERKKEWAKLWEKVKEMF; translated from the coding sequence ATGAAACGACTCTTTTTACTCATCCCATTTCTGATCCTTGACTGCGGATTCAAACCGGTCCCTCCTCCTGCGGGAAAATTCTGCGAGCCTATGCTCAAAGAAACCCAATGCATCACTCTGGATTTCAGAAAGGGAAAGGCTTATCTCGAAGATAAGGAATATCCGATGAAGTCCACCAGTATATTAAATTATTCGTATACTGTGGAAGGAGTTACCTACGAGCTTGAAGTTCTAAACGAGAACCGAGTCAAGATCGTTGGTACGAATGGATTCAACAAGACTTTGTTGAAGTTGAAAGACAAAGATGAGAGAAAGAAAGAATGGGCGAAGTTATGGGAGAAGGTAAAGGAGATGTTTTGA